Within the Pseudorasbora parva isolate DD20220531a chromosome 20, ASM2467924v1, whole genome shotgun sequence genome, the region GAGCTGGCATGACTGATGAGGTGTGTGTTGTCTGATAGGGAttctaacaccacaaaacaaagttattttcacatttgaaatattttggTCTGATCTCAAACATTACATCTGTTTCAAAACCGAAAAAaacttttggtaacactttatttttatataccTGTATGTGTCCTGTGTCCTAAATAGTTACCAAATTAATTTAACAGAAAATGATACATAATTGCAAGTAACTAGCACTAAACATAACCCTAAACCTATAGTAACCACATGCTAGTTAATATTACTTAATATTTATTTGAGTAAAGACACTGCAACAAGGACACATTCAAATAAAGTTTCAAACTTTGAATAACTACCTATGATTTTCTTTTgattttctttaatttttttaaaaccagcaatacaaaaaattaaagggggggtgaaatgctgtttcatgcatactgatctttttacactgttaaagacttggaatcccatactaaacatagacaaagtttcaaaagttaaggtggacgtttgatgggagtatttctttgtcaaaaatactacttccggttagacataagtttcggcaagttttttgagatcatgcgtccccattgacgttagtgggggcggaatttccttgtatgggccttacggacaattctaccggaagcgcatgagagagagcgagggagagagcgaaagcaacagcctacgcccatcaaagcggggcttgtaggatgctggacaggtgacaattacacatagcacataacaatgtcaccaaaaaagtgggtttttggttgccagaccaagacagtcctgcaaagattcgccaaaaaccccgcgttaaggcaacagtggatctaatttgcttttccggatcagcaactgagttgcgcgaatgtttatatctgttcgctgcatttcggtgccgactgtttcacaaggcccagctcgacgccgaattttcccaatcgcctaatgctgaaggatggagcagtcccaacgttagaagggtgagtgagactgcttttagtccgcttactgtctacacaaaccacgcgtaaacacacaaccacacaaacacacgtgcacaactgcacttcccacatgtacaccttcaaagacaaaaatacgacgatataattcaagtataaatatgtaaataacacaagccgctaagcatattatatagttagtgtataacttgtaacttaccacatacagacgtcctgctctagtcgtttttgctgctgctcctgttcaactgcagcctctgggtctgattccggatcatagatgtatggctgtatctgattaaaagccatatttttattttgaataaagtttttttccgctgttagggatgacgctcgactcaacacacagcgcgctgctgcacacgtcattatttagctccgctcacacgacacgcccccacccgctcggcttttttcggaaagactcggaacagcgcatctttcttatataattattaaaaaaataaaaacttttcggagatatgcaggatgcaatgctactctataggtactcaagattgacatgacactgactgaaactgagtgtttcaccccccctttaaatattgcCAGACCACAAAAGGATACACAATCACCAATGCACAATGTCCAATGCATTCAGTGTTAGGTGAGGTGAATAAGCAACAAAAAAAGTGTCAACTTGTCCACCGAGCCAAAGGAGGCTCTTATGAGTCACCCTGAAATGTATGACATGACATATATTAAgaaactaatacattttttaagagttttgagagaaatatctgacattttaaattatgtGGTGACTACAGACAAGCCTAGACATTCAGTTGTTTAAAGGCAGGGCAGTGAATACTGAAAATGACatcttgtgtgtgtgcgtgtgcatgtgcgtgtgtgtgtaggctCAGAGGCTGTGTAAGCGATGTGGTCAGGCCTGGCGTGCTGCCACTCTGGAAGGCTGGAAACTGTACCATGACCCCAACATCAACGGAGGTCAACACACATGCACCTACTAACAACATTTAACTACATTTTACCTTTTTATGTTAAATTGGACTTAAAGGGATCGTTCATCCAGAACttaactttgtcatcatttactcgccttcATTTCGTCTAAACCCATAAGACATTCGttaatcttcagaacacaaatgaagatatttttaatgaaacctgAGAAATGTCTGTTCCTCCACTTGAAAGTCCATTTACCCAAAACGTGGACACTTCGGAAAGTTTGTAAAGACATTGCAAATGCAATCTATATGAATCAAGTAGTTTAATCAAAGTATTTCAATCATGAACACTTTATATAATATTACAACATCCAGCCTGTTGTAATCACATAATAAACCCAGACAGTGTGATTAAGACCCTATCCTGATGTGAATTATATCACCCAGAAAGGgtttgttttgcaataacaaccaGCTGGATGGACATTATCCTGCTTATTATATGGCTACTTCCCACATAGCGGATAATTGGacacaaaatatacatttttattgacattttttaGTAGCTCAGTGAAGAAAACAGTTACAAGCAGCTTTTAGCCAAGAGGAGTGAAGAAGTTCTAAGGAATAAAATACACTCATACCACTTTTTACACAGCTTTTAATTTCAGAAATAATAATGGGGACGAGATATTGATTTGAGATGAAACTGTTGTGAAATCTTGCGTGTTTGGTATCTTCTAATGATGAAACAATATTACAGTACTATCAATACTAAAGTCCTCTGATTTCATTTTCGATACTATCGATAAATATAACAGACAAAAGAGGGCAGCAGCTGTGTTTATGTGATATGCTGTCTGTTGAGGAATACAAGAGACATAAAAGTTGTGCAGGCTTCAGATACCCAGATGCGCAGGCTTCAGATACCCAGATATGCGGTATGTTATTCAGCATTGCTATTAATGACGATTGTTATAGGAGAATTACACACCTCAAAATTTCAGGACTGACCAATAATAATCAAGTagtctttttaaaaaacatgttcAATTTAtggttttattcacatataaacattgcaAACAATGCACACAAATAGAGGACATCAAATGTGGTGAATTGAAACTCAAATGTGCTTGCTTGACACGTGAGAACCAAGGATGTGCATATGGGTTTGGAAAtcatgagtgtgagtaaatgatgaaagaaaaaaaaaagccttttttattaattgtttcAAATATGACTATACGTGTACTTTCATGttataacgtgtgtgtgtgtgtgtgtgtgtgtgtgtgtgtgtgtgtgtgtgtgtgtgtgtgtgtgtgtgtgtgtgtgtgtgtgtgtgtgtgtgttcaggaggTGGAGAGCTTCAGCCAGTGGAGGGGAATCCTCATCGGAGTGTGTGGAAGGTTTGCTGTTGGAGAATGGCAGAGGAGGTGAGGAAACTGTAGATCAGGGGTCTACAACGGGGTGCTAGATGTTCAGTAGGAAATTAGAGAAATTACTAAATGTAGCAAatctatttttaacatttacattgtaatttaagatattttatgacatttttctttaacaatatttattttaaagatgtacttgaattgaattaaaatcccattaaattattttgggcaataaatgtttttattatatttatttcacTCGTACTCGTTACTCACGTGTCGTACTCGTACTCACACGGTATAAATTGATTTTTATACatgaaaaaatatacatttgtgtctcatttcgttcaATTTTGAAGGTTGCGATGCAGAATGTGGAGTGTCCTCAGTCAGAATTAAATGAGatgtccttcgtaggacacacaggcaggaagtatcacattgctatgccaacacgttcagcctcattgcgctctcacgccagttatatgaatgaaaattatttataacttgaaaatgactaaaatgtttcttgtcttgacagcaatgtactgttctaaacatttaaaaaagcacTAAACTGTTAtaatcctgtttaccaaaaccatctgtttgaggtaatagagcttaaaaaaacaaacttaaACTCCTTAAATGTAAACACCTCACCTACgcttgcatgtatatctggcggtggtgtggttttttcatataatatataaaaaatatgaagattgttaacggagacgcaaagaaatgtgggttatctccagccgtgaaggatacacctcatgcacactccgaattcctgtgaaagaaggacgcattcgaaggtcgcatttggagtgtcctactcacttttttgaaatgagatggCCTTATGACGTATTCGGCCTTCGAacgcgacctccggaggacgcagccttctgaaatgagacacagctattgtATTTAGCATTAAAAAGCATAGTTTTCTAGCATTAAAAAGTTTGACATTTGCTCTGTAAGGATAAAAGTCCCAGTAAATTTAAATTGAGTATTAAATCAGGTGAAATGTCTGTAAATTTAATAGACAGCTGCTGTGAATGTCTCATTCTGATTTAGATTCTACTTTGCATTGCTGTTTCAGGAGCAGTTCAACAAATTTGAAAGAGCCATCTATGCTGCACTGAGTGGAAACCTCAAACAGGTCAATAGCTGTCCACCCATTCTTACTCCATTTCTTTCCACTTGATTTTAGTCATTATTTGAACATGTCCTAATGTCCTGCAGCTGTTACCCGTGTGCGAATCGTGGGAAGACACGGTCTGGGCTTATTTCCGAGTGATGGTGGACACTCTGGTAGAGCAGGAGATCTGTTCTTCTGGTCTGGGCAGTGAGGAGCTGGAGGAGTTGCCCAGAGAGTTCCTGGAGACCAAGTATGACTTAAAACTCGTTCTCCTGTGCATCACATTAATTCATGTGCTTTTCCAAGAAATGATTGATTCTATCATGTGGCTTTTTCAGTTGGACTTTGGATAAAGTCTTTGAAGAGCTTCAAGCAACAGAATCCAAAGTGAGGATAAATAAATAAGGTAAAAGACTAAACGGAATTAAATGTTTCTTTTCTGATCATGCACACGTTTTATGTTGGCAGAGGGTTCTGGATGCAACCAAGGAGCATTACCATGTGATTCAGAAGTTTGTCATTCTTGGAGATGTTGATGGTATGCTTTGAGAACACATTTTAAGGGATCTTAGTTTTTCTTTGtctaaggaaaaaaataaagattttaatgTCCACTGAACTTGTTTTGAAAGGTCTTCTGGAGGAGCTCAATGATTGGTTGGGAAGAAGTACACCTTTGCCAGCTCATCTGTTGCGCTTCATGTCACATTTAGTGCTGTTTTATCGCAGTTTGGGCATTCAGCTCAAGGTacgtacacacacacgtatGTTTTAGATTTGTATTGTTCTTTGTGTGTCTAGCTAATTATTGAATAGAGGAAAATGTTCAAATGTTTGATTTAAACTCATTGATTGGTTTGATCTGTCTTTGTCAGGAGGAGGTTTGTGTAGATATCCTGAAGGCATACATCTCTCTGTTAGTGAAGGAGAAGCAAGTGGATCTCATTGCGTTCTACGTCAGTCATCTTCCTTCTGACATGGCCGTGTCACAATATGCTAAATTCCTGGAGGAAGTCACTGAGACTGAGCAGCGCAAACACTGTCTGAACCTGGCAACTCAAGCAGGTGAGGTCAAAGAGTCTTGCATTACAGTAAAATGGGTTTATTTTGCGATAATGACAGACTCAAGGCCCCGCTATACTCAGAAAAGTTAAGTAAGCATCTGATTCTgatcatagcgatgtggatGTTTGCACAAGCTCTGCAATTCAGCAGTCAAATAAAATCACATTCACTTTAAAGattactttaaagggtttctttgctcaaaaatgattaattctgtcatttaattactcaccctcatgctgttCCAAACACATTTGGacattcgttcatcttcggtacacaaataaagataactttaatgaaatctgagagctctctgtcGCACCATTGACAGCGAATGTCAACGAAATTAACACTGCATTCTGGGGGTTGAAAGTGTTAGTTGCATTTTTTTTCACAGACGAAAATTAGTTTAAACaaaccacaatttttttttcaatgacgaTAATCTATTGACATTTTTGTCAAGTAATAAAAACTAGATGAAAATGTTAGGAAGGGAcgatttacaaaaatgtaaacatttgtgAAAAAGAGAAGAGCAGACATATTAATAGATCTGAATAAGCATGACATCACTAAAGAGAGCTCTATATGGTGCGGTTTTCTGTGCGCACACACCCGAAGCGCACAGCCGTACACACAGCTACCTCGCACGAGTACTGAATTAGGCTCTCTTTCGTATCTGAatggacaaatacacacaacatCGTCATAATGTGTTTAAAGAGTTCACGTCAACATAGCCGGTTATGTCTTAAGACAACATAAACAgttgtttaaataaaaatacattagtTTATACCGctataatttaaattttgaaatttgaaagtttatttatagttttcAGTCACGTGACTGTCGTGGAGCCCTGGAGGGCAAAACAGCCGTAGAACTGCAGCACAGCCTGTCAATTTTCCAtcttaaaaactaaaatatgtaAACAAGATTTGGGCATTTGTGATCCATATACAGCCCCTGCTGCAGTATTTCAGTTACTAAAAACAGTTTGACGGAGCTAACATTTCTGGAAGTTTTGAACTTCTGAACCTCTAAATGAGCTTGGTTTTGTCccgattttgttcaaaatgacgTCACaccagttgattttaaattgaaGTATATTGAGGCCTTCCCTGTACATAACTTTCGGTATTACATGCTTATTACAAATTATGTTTATGCTTTGTGGTGTTTAGGTTTGGACGTGCCATCGATCACAAAAACTGTAGTAGAGAccatcagagagagagacacaaatGAGTTTGCCCACCATGACCTAACCCCTTCCCTGGATACAGTAACTACAGCGGTACAAATGAACCGTTAACTGTTTTAATtgataaaattaattaaactaaTTACCAGTAGAATAGACTGAAAACTCTTCATCTGTTCACACAGGAGGATCAGCAGAAGATTGATGTCATTGACTGGCTGGTGTTTGATCCTGCCCAGCGAGCTGAAGCCCTTAAACAGAGCAATGCCATCATGAGGAAGTTCTTAGGTGAGACTTTTACAACTAAATTATTGTATTAAGATGTAATTGATACTTTTATATTCTGTAgttgattttatattttgattttagaATGTATTAAATATGTATCATTTAGAATGAAACCactataatttataattattatatatttacatgTTTAATAATTTTTCTGTTCTAAATACAATTACATTTGAAGGATTTGTTGTGGAAACTAAAATACGTGTATAAAATGTTtgtaaattattcatttaatttaacgGTATTTTAAGTAATTTCTGAATCTACTACAATAATACAATTGTATTGGTAATAATACAATGTGATTTATACAACGATGCAACTTATCTGCGTTTTCTCTCTTAACAATACAGTTTTGACCCTATTCAACTAATTTAGGTTTGTTTATACTGCTATAATTAAAAGGGGTTTATTCATAGTTTTTAGTGACTGTCGGGGAGCCCTGGGGGGCAAGTTTTGGGCATTTGTGATCCATATACAGCTCTTGCTGCAGTATTTCAATCACTAAAAACAGCGGGacgtttttaaaatgcttaacgTGAAAAACAATTAGGGTTTCACCAATAAGGATTACATTAAGCAGTGTTTATTGCACCCAGGTTATGGAATGCACTTCCTCTCACTGTTAGAGATGCTCCTACATTAGCTAGTTTTAAGAAGCTGTTAAAAACTAATCTTTTTAAAATTGCCTATAGAACCGTTGCCTATATAGGCCGTTAGAATTAAAGGGCGGATCAAGCAGGTGAAGGGGAAACCGCCACAAGgctaaaaaaaatccttattaGTGCAGCCAGACCCTTAAAGtgccaaaaatgtaaaaaaaaaaaaaaatatatatatatatatatatatatatatatatatatatatatatatatatatatattaaaagatTAAATTCAGTTTACACCTTTTTTAAGATGCATACGATATACACGTGAGCAGGTGATCCAAGAATATGAATGCAATGCTTTTTCTTTGTAATGGTTTCTGATGAAAAAAAACGCTTAACAAGAAACCTTTTTTTGCGTTAATATTCTGTGTTTATTTGCTTGCCCATACAAAGTATGCATGATCAATAAGTTGTATATTGAACTTAGTCTTAATATCACTCTTACCACATTAAAAATTTCTACAAACCTTGTTAAAATGACTGGGGGGCAATGGAGGAAAGCCTTGTTTTGCCTTCCAGGTGGGCGTTCCTATAAGAGTGACTTCACGTGAAAACTATAAATAGCTTTGGTTGCTCAATTCAAAGCATTGTCTTTTATTTATTCACATCTAATGTTCTTCTTTTGCCATAGCATCTAAGAAGCACGATGCAGCCAAGATGGTCTTTGCCAAAGTGCCGGAAGATTCCATGCGGGAGATCTACCGACAGTGGGAGGAGCAGGGTATGGACACGCCCCTTCCTGCTGAGGAGCAGAATGCTATTCGAGAGCATCTGTGCATCCGTGCCTATCTGGTGAGAAGCAGCATCTTTCTGCAACACTGATTTGTTTGTCACTGTAATGAACATACAATACAGTTTAAGTTTGGCACAAttaaagtttgtttttgtttttttaagaaatctTTTATGATGACTTCCGAAGgagcatgtgacactgaagaaatatgtttaaaaatatttcgCGATactactgtttttactgtatttgtaaCAAATAAATGCTGCATTGGTGAGCGTAaggacattaaaaaaaatgttttacttactTTTTCTAAACTTTGTTTTCTTAATTATTTCCATCCCCACAGGAAGCTCATGAAGCATTTAATGAGTGGTTCAAGCACATGAACTGCCCTCCGGTGAAACCCACAGCACCTGCTCAAGCAAAGTTTACAGAGAAGGTAGCCCATGAGATGAAAGAAGCAGAGTACAAGGTCAGAACAGGACATCTACACAGTGCTGACAACTATTCTTTTGTGAACACTTCTAACTTTGATCATTAATGGCTTTTCTTTTTCACTTCCTCCTTCCAGATGGAGTATGAGAACTGGCAGGGGCGTCTGGGAGCACTGACTGAGGATGTGAAGGAGAGGATCTATAATGTTCTGCTGTTTGTAGATGGGGGATGGATGGTGGATGTCAGAGAGGTGAGTAGGTTATCTTTTAATTTACAGCTTTGATAAACATGTGCATGTGACATTGAACAGAACTCATTATAACTTCATTATAACTGTCAGGTCAGAATAATACCATAATACCATAAATAAGCATTAGTGACTGTCCTATTTATTACCTTTAATCATTGAATATTAATGTATCATATATTTATGAAATTTTGGGATTGTAGGATGTTCAGGATTTGCTGAATGTGTGTTTTTGCAGGAAGCAGAGGAAGACTCTGAGCGCACTCATCAAATGGCTCTGCTGCGGCGTTTGTGTCTGCCCATGATGTCGTTCCTTCTGCTAACCGTACTGCAGCGCACTGAACGCCACCAGGAGAGTCTGCGTCTGGCTGACATCATCGCATCTGACCAACACAGATTATATGAGGTGTGCCATCTAAACCTTTTAGAGAATGATTGTGAATGTAGACATGAAAAGTGTTTCTCTTTTTAAATTTCCATAAGTGGGGAAAGTAAATGCTTTAGTGTGTGGTTTTAGTAAAGTGATCTGAACTTTCTTTGAACTGTCAGGTTTTCTCTAAAGAGGAGCTACAGAAGTTTCTTCAGAAGATGAGGGAATCCTCTCTACTTTTGCTGGATAAAGGCCTGGATCCACTCGGATATGAGATTCAGCCCTAGACACCGTTTTCTCATGCTGTTTATGTCATAAGTCCTGTTTGGGGGGGAAATTAAACAtagtaattttgtaatttgaaTAAAGATTGGTCAATTGTTTAGATACAGATGTATTTTTTATGAGTCACACTGATTTTTAAAGTATTTCTTcctctaaaatatataattattattattattattattattattattattattttacagtaacatGTTTAGGATTTTCATAGTTAGAGAAATAACTTGGTATTTTTTCAATCCAGTGCTGTGCTCTTTGGCTTTTAAGCACCTTTTGATATATTTGTATCTTTTATTTCTACTTTTTATAATTCAAAGCTTTTAACATTTCAATGTTAAATGGGATTAATGTAAGTGTGTATATACATTTTACCAGTTTGATTTCAGTGCTTCGCTGCATTTTAGTTGTTCTCTATACTTTAATTTGGCtgtgttacttttttttattttaaggaaAAACTTTCTTAACTATAGACTATCTATCTAAACTAGAAAGAAATCGCTCTAAACGATTCGGTGCGTGAGTTAGCTGTTCGAATCATTCAGACTGAAACGATTCATGaccatttaattaaaaaaaaacgttaaaTATGATTCATTTTGCGTTTGGGCATCGTTCTAATTATAAACAGCTGACAGAAAATATGGGACACACAACTTTAGTGACTTCTATAATGGCTATTTCTGACCACATAAACAGAGTGAAGTACCAAAATATAAACAGTGCCGATGaacatttagttttaaaaacgAGTGTTTAACTTGAGAATGttttgctttatatatatatatatatatatatatatatatatatatatatatatatatgtcaatAATATATGCAAGTTATCACATCTTTCAATGTTTAGTTTGCAGACTTTTAATTACAGAGGGGAAGAGGGAGGGTAATCTGCATTATTGAAGTTGTAGTTGTACTTGTTGATCCACAAATGCTTTAGTTTGGGATCATTCATGTAGCGTTGAAGGAGTAACTCTCTTTCTTTTTGCTCCTTCTCCTTGACCATTTTCTTTTCCTCCCTTTTCTTGGCCTTCTCCACTGCCCATGTGAATTGAATAAGTGGCACTTTTCTTTTGCACTTTTTGAGGACATCCACATTTTTCTGGGTCTCATTTTTGTTGTCGGGAGATGCTACACAGAAGAGCTTCCTCATGTGCTCATCGATCTGAGAAGCATGATCCGAATGGCCTTGTATGGCCTTGGACTCTCCCATATAACTGTGGTCACCTTCCTCTTCCTCAAATCCCTGGACCTCCACCACTTCGTTCGCCCACGCATCCTCCTGCACCTCGCTGTCTTTCGCCAACCAACAAGCAACCGTATTTCTCGGTTTCACTTGGTTTTGGATGGTCTTCTCTGTGTACAGTTTGTACTCGTTCTCCTCATCCTCTAAATCAACCAGAATAAGATCTGGAGGTGGCTTAAATGGGAAAGAAGTAAACGGCTGAGGCTTCCGGCTGGGAGGTTGTTGCAGAGCAACGGCTTCTTTGGGTGGAGGAGTGGGGCTCGGAGGAACCGCCATCAGTTTGAGAGGGTCCTCTTGAAGTGAAGAACATGGCAGGGGTAGAACTTCCTCAGGTGCTGGAGATGGTTTCTGAGGTTTTGTCACTGGCGGCAGGGGCTTGAATTGAGCAGCTGGTAGAATGAGGCGTCCAGAGACACTAGGAAGCATTGGTTCTTTCTCTATTGGCTTTAAGGAAAATCTGACTGGAGTTTGCAGAGGTTTGACGACCACAAGAAGTGGCGTTGGCTCTGGGATCTTCCGTTCCTTCCGTTTTCTCTCCttcctttttttctctccagCTTCTTTAAGCTCACTTCCTCCCATCagcttctctctttctttcaggTGTACACGTCCACTCTTCTTTGTCTTTTCAAAGATGAGTGTTACTGTGTCTAAAGCAGCCTTGTCCTTATCACTGCCTGCCTTATCGATCTTCAACTCTCTTTCCTCCTTTCTCTCGCCAAGCTGGTACTGCTCAGGTACCTtgtgcagaggtggacaaaatACATAACTTTATTaattgagtaaaagtaaaagtacttctGGTCAAATaatactccgttacaagtgaaagttgtaaaaacagactcaagtaaaagtacagaagtatttgttttcaaaagtacataagtataaaagtaaatttccttttttatgtcgatgcattattttattattgttgtataaatgcacacagtcatcatggtttaagccagtcagtgatgctccatctgacatactagcatacggactaatttaaactaatttaaatacatgtatataagttacaaagctgctgtcacttaaaGGCCGAATGCAccgatccaatacactgatacacatctgatattctccaaactttaccattctctttctcccagatgtttatatttttttatattttataagacatgcaccaagtgtatgccaactaaaatAATctggattatttatttttttactgaaacatactttcaaagtatgactttgggtgcacacacttgtgcctaagaaccgttttcttccattttgctatgaacagattagtgttcaaaaaaagttggggaaatgatatgactataagagtgattcctgatagactgtctgaaacaacaacaaaaaaccttttaaagaagaaaaaatcatccacaactttcagagctgcaacagaaacgactttcgacctagatagaaatgtagttgagtaaaaagtacgatatttgtctttcaaatgtagcgaagtgaaagtcataagtttccagaaaaaataatactccagtaaagtacaaattctcaaaaagtgtacttaagtacattactcaagtaaatgtacttttagtTACTGTCTCACCTTGcggcatctcttactgcacttTCTGTCAGTGGCAGTGAAGTTGAAGTCCTCACACCTCTCCTGAAGTTTCTCCATTGCCGCTAATTCTTTCGCTGCACACCGCTGCTCCCTCCTGCGCACGGAGTGGGCAAACCGCTCAAACAGTTGTCCGATTATACTCCTAAACACCGCCATTATGGACACTGAATTTTGTGAATTCAATATTCGTCGTCAATATCTGAAGAGTCTTGAAAGTCTTCGATCTGTTCGCTCCTAAGCAACACACCAACAAAAGTCAGATCTGCAGTTTAATGCTGCCGGAATGAAATCTCTACTATGATGTCACAATAGTGAGCTCAACCCAGCTAGGTGAGAATTCCGAGcagcaaacacaaacacattcacACTAGACAACGAATTGAATACTGACTGTTTCCAAACAAGTTTCCTAAAtagttttgtgatttttggggtCCCAGACAAAATATAGAAACACAGCCCTATACAAATGTACACATTTATCTGGATCAATCCTTTAGCTTCCTTTATCTTGCTGCCTTCACTATCAGACATGTTGTATTTCCCACTTCTAAAGTTGTGATTACGAGCTCATCGCATTAAAGTTTGTCTTGAGTGCGTTCTTGTCCAGTTTTCAACTATATAACAgttacgataattccgatagcatTGTCCAATTGTTTTGTTGTAATGGCCTTTATTCTTGTTTAACACCCTAAAATAGCAACTGTATAGTAAAATGAGTATGACACATGGAACTGTCTGAGCTTGAGGGTTGTGGTGTGGTTTAGACTTATATGAATTATATCATAATTTTCACCCCTCAGTGAACTATGAAACTACCATTTAAACGGGTTAAAACAGCATTAGCGTAGGTTGGACACTAGGTGGTGCTTTTATTTTAtcaacaaatattaataaaaattgaaaaataatgaaaaggaaatcATAAATCTACAAAATTACATGGTAATTTCAACCAAAACCTGAGTATATATTTGCCCCGCTTTCAATGTGTTGTATGTGTGTAAAGTAGCTGCGCATGCGTCCTCTACTAGTAGCTACTTGGGTccttcacaaacaaaacagga harbors:
- the nup107 gene encoding nuclear pore complex protein Nup107; translation: MDWNQTWLSPAVRDTEVTRAARRKSSQKKVAFPLAQDDTPGTSTTPARPLLRQTPGSLLKQTFTPRSALRNPDVSAILGTGSRTPRFVNTPRTKGSLSMNLDDSDWTNSLYPSPLSGLVDTSFTDDVSMSALMLKEDDPGEAASLSLFPEFLQSFLRHSSTAVFDLLEEYETLCQDKVSMLQKLVLRSAPGQQKSSKTFSITWLLQQEMVTWRLITSLYRDRVQTVLEEDIMMDITMPSESEKAVMEQFFQKDSIVRQSQLVVDWLESIAKDEIGDFSDNIEYYAKSVYWENTLHTLKLRRNQSSSGFSRPLVTELDPDAPIRQKRPLADLDREDDSRLLKNLFNLIRAGMTDEAQRLCKRCGQAWRAATLEGWKLYHDPNINGGGGELQPVEGNPHRSVWKVCCWRMAEEEQFNKFERAIYAALSGNLKQLLPVCESWEDTVWAYFRVMVDTLVEQEICSSGLGSEELEELPREFLETNWTLDKVFEELQATESKRVLDATKEHYHVIQKFVILGDVDGLLEELNDWLGRSTPLPAHLLRFMSHLVLFYRSLGIQLKEEVCVDILKAYISLLVKEKQVDLIAFYVSHLPSDMAVSQYAKFLEEVTETEQRKHCLNLATQAGLDVPSITKTVVETIRERDTNEFAHHDLTPSLDTVTTAEDQQKIDVIDWLVFDPAQRAEALKQSNAIMRKFLASKKHDAAKMVFAKVPEDSMREIYRQWEEQGMDTPLPAEEQNAIREHLCIRAYLEAHEAFNEWFKHMNCPPVKPTAPAQAKFTEKVAHEMKEAEYKMEYENWQGRLGALTEDVKERIYNVLLFVDGGWMVDVREEAEEDSERTHQMALLRRLCLPMMSFLLLTVLQRTERHQESLRLADIIASDQHRLYEVFSKEELQKFLQKMRESSLLLLDKGLDPLGYEIQP